Proteins encoded together in one Chitinophaga sp. LS1 window:
- the rpsU gene encoding 30S ribosomal protein S21, translating to MLIIDSKDCENIDKALKKYKKKFEKARILLQLRTRQSFTKPSVKRRTQVLKAVYKQQLATGKFDV from the coding sequence ATGTTAATTATCGATTCTAAAGATTGCGAAAATATTGACAAGGCGCTCAAGAAGTACAAAAAGAAATTTGAGAAAGCGCGTATACTGTTACAACTGAGAACTCGTCAATCTTTCACAAAACCTTCTGTTAAGCGTCGTACCCAGGTGTTGAAAGCTGTTTACAAACAGCAGTTGGCTACTGGTAAATTTGACGTTTAA
- a CDS encoding tyrosine-type recombinase/integrase has translation MLSDVLPPVVNRFLAYIQLEKRYSAHTYAAYQQDLIQFFTFLQSQYGDVSLSDISHSYVRTWLVTLIDQGMIAKTITRKVSSLKSFFKYALQQGEITQTPMTKVSVPKLGSRVPHFIDEKGMQAIEDNRSMRKGREDKPIFSDDLKGKTHRMIFELLYHTGIRLSELIGLQVRHVDISRLTIKVLGKGNKERIIPISPLLGQQIGEYKDLKKKELAEFDMEVLLVNPESGRKLYPKYVYNVVRHYLSAHQITTISQKSPHTLRHTFATHLMNNGADLNAVKELLGHASLASTQVYTHNTIEKLKEAYKKAHPKG, from the coding sequence GTGTTGAGCGACGTATTACCCCCAGTAGTAAACCGTTTCCTGGCTTATATTCAGCTTGAAAAGCGCTATTCCGCGCACACCTATGCTGCTTACCAGCAGGATCTTATCCAGTTTTTTACTTTTTTGCAATCCCAATATGGCGATGTGTCACTTTCTGACATATCGCATTCTTATGTCCGTACCTGGCTGGTTACTTTAATTGACCAGGGTATGATTGCGAAGACTATAACCCGCAAGGTTTCTTCACTTAAGTCATTTTTCAAATATGCATTGCAGCAGGGGGAAATTACCCAAACCCCTATGACGAAGGTATCGGTGCCTAAATTAGGTAGCCGCGTGCCGCATTTTATTGACGAAAAGGGGATGCAGGCTATTGAAGACAATCGAAGTATGAGGAAGGGGAGGGAGGACAAACCTATCTTTTCGGATGATTTGAAGGGAAAGACCCATAGGATGATATTTGAGTTGTTGTATCATACAGGGATACGGTTGTCGGAGTTGATAGGGTTGCAGGTCAGGCATGTTGATATATCCCGGTTGACGATTAAAGTGCTTGGAAAGGGGAATAAGGAGCGGATTATACCGATTAGCCCGTTATTGGGTCAGCAAATAGGGGAGTATAAGGATCTAAAGAAGAAGGAGCTGGCGGAATTTGATATGGAAGTGTTACTAGTAAATCCGGAATCTGGTCGTAAATTATATCCAAAGTATGTCTATAATGTGGTGCGGCATTATCTCTCTGCCCACCAAATCACCACGATCAGTCAGAAAAGTCCGCATACGCTGCGGCACACGTTTGCAACACATTTAATGAACAATGGGGCGGATCTGAACGCAGTGAAGGAGTTGTTGGGCCATGCAAGCCTGGCTTCGACGCAGGTGTATACGCATAATACTATTGAGAAGTTGAAGGAGGCGTATAAGAAGGCGCATCCGAAGGGGTAG
- the hpf gene encoding ribosome hibernation-promoting factor, HPF/YfiA family, with amino-acid sequence MNVQIQTVHFDADSKLIDHVSKKVAKLNTYYDRIISVEVFLKLDGIAHQIKDKVAEIKVHIPRQDLFVKHESKSFEESFDLAFDSVVNQIKRTKEKKFQ; translated from the coding sequence ATGAACGTTCAAATTCAAACTGTGCATTTTGATGCGGATTCCAAATTGATTGATCATGTGAGCAAAAAAGTCGCAAAGCTCAATACTTATTATGACAGGATCATCAGTGTGGAAGTTTTTCTTAAATTGGATGGAATAGCCCATCAAATTAAGGATAAAGTAGCCGAGATAAAAGTGCACATCCCGCGCCAGGACTTATTTGTAAAGCACGAAAGCAAATCCTTCGAAGAATCTTTTGACCTCGCATTTGACTCCGTCGTTAACCAGATTAAGCGTACTAAGGAGAAAAAATTTCAGTAA
- the tuf gene encoding elongation factor Tu: MAKETFKRDKPHVNIGTIGHVDHGKTTLTAAITNILASKGLAEKKGYDEIDAAPEEKERGITINTAHVEYQTASRHYAHVDCPGHADYVKNMITGAAQMDGAILVVAATDGPMPQTKEHILLARQVGVPRIVVFMNKVDLVDDPELLELVELEIRELLSKYNYDGDNTPIIKGSATGALAGEEKWVAAVEELMNSVDEFIPLPPRPVDLPFLMSVEDVFSITGRGTVATGRIERGRIKVGEPVEIVGLIEKPLTSTCTGVEMFKKLLDEGEAGDNAGLLLRGIEKKDIRRGMVITKPGTITPHTDFKCEVYVLSKEEGGRHTPFFQKYRPQFYFRTTDVTGEVELPAGVEMVMPGDNIGLVVKLIAPIAMEKGLKFAIREGGRTVGAGQVTEIIK, encoded by the coding sequence ATGGCAAAAGAAACCTTTAAGCGGGATAAACCCCACGTAAACATTGGTACCATCGGCCACGTTGACCACGGTAAAACTACCTTAACTGCTGCCATTACAAATATTTTGGCAAGCAAGGGTCTGGCTGAGAAGAAAGGATATGATGAAATTGATGCCGCACCTGAAGAAAAGGAAAGAGGTATTACCATCAACACTGCACACGTAGAATACCAGACTGCAAGTCGTCACTATGCGCACGTTGACTGTCCAGGTCACGCTGACTATGTGAAGAACATGATCACTGGTGCTGCGCAGATGGACGGTGCTATCCTGGTGGTTGCTGCTACAGATGGTCCAATGCCACAAACTAAAGAACACATCCTGCTCGCTCGTCAGGTAGGTGTACCTCGTATCGTTGTTTTCATGAACAAAGTTGACCTGGTAGACGATCCTGAACTGCTGGAACTGGTAGAACTGGAAATCCGCGAGCTGCTGAGCAAATATAACTACGATGGTGACAACACTCCAATCATCAAGGGTTCTGCTACAGGCGCTCTGGCTGGTGAAGAGAAATGGGTTGCTGCTGTAGAAGAGCTGATGAACTCTGTAGATGAATTCATTCCGCTGCCTCCTCGCCCAGTTGATCTGCCTTTCCTGATGTCTGTAGAAGACGTTTTCTCTATCACAGGTCGTGGTACCGTTGCAACCGGTCGTATCGAACGTGGTCGTATCAAGGTGGGTGAACCAGTTGAAATCGTTGGTCTGATCGAAAAACCTCTTACTTCTACCTGTACAGGTGTTGAAATGTTTAAGAAATTACTCGACGAAGGTGAAGCTGGTGACAACGCTGGTCTGCTGCTGCGTGGTATTGAAAAGAAAGATATCCGTCGTGGTATGGTTATCACTAAACCAGGTACTATCACTCCGCACACCGATTTCAAATGTGAAGTATACGTACTGAGCAAAGAAGAAGGTGGCCGTCACACTCCATTCTTCCAGAAATACCGTCCTCAGTTCTACTTCCGTACTACGGATGTAACTGGTGAGGTTGAACTGCCAGCTGGTGTTGAAATGGTTATGCCAGGTGATAACATCGGTCTCGTGGTTAAGCTGATCGCTCCAATCGCTATGGAAAAAGGTCTGAAATTCGCTATCCGCGAAGGTGGACGTACCGTAGGTGCTGGTCAGGTTACTGAAATCATCAAGTAA
- the secE gene encoding preprotein translocase subunit SecE, whose amino-acid sequence MNKLRNYFRESYHELVHKVSWPSWQELQSSTMVVLIATVVITLVVWGMDALSNLVLTQYYKMF is encoded by the coding sequence ATGAACAAGCTCAGAAACTATTTCCGGGAATCCTATCATGAACTGGTGCATAAAGTATCCTGGCCTAGCTGGCAGGAACTACAGTCCTCTACAATGGTTGTTCTAATTGCTACCGTGGTAATTACCCTTGTTGTATGGGGAATGGATGCCCTTTCTAACCTGGTGTTAACACAGTATTATAAAATGTTCTAA
- the nusG gene encoding transcription termination/antitermination protein NusG has product MMTEASNNPAEETNVPTQDTKWYVLRVVSGKEKKVKEYLDIEVRRSDWGNVITQIFLPVEKVYKVQAGKKVMREKNFYPGYVMIEAIDGKMSDEVIQSIRNVSGVIHFLGKEKPIALRKAEVNKMLGKVDELSDNGLTMSEPFIVGETIKIIDGPFNDFNGVIEEVIEDKKKLKVTVKIFGRATPVELNFMQVEKIS; this is encoded by the coding sequence ATGATGACAGAAGCATCCAATAACCCTGCAGAAGAAACAAATGTTCCGACCCAGGATACCAAATGGTATGTACTTAGAGTGGTGAGTGGAAAAGAAAAGAAGGTTAAAGAATACCTGGATATTGAGGTGCGCCGTTCCGATTGGGGAAATGTGATCACTCAGATCTTCTTGCCTGTTGAGAAAGTGTATAAAGTACAGGCTGGTAAGAAAGTGATGCGCGAAAAGAACTTTTATCCCGGATATGTGATGATCGAAGCTATAGATGGTAAAATGAGTGACGAAGTCATCCAATCCATCCGCAACGTTTCCGGTGTAATCCACTTCCTTGGTAAAGAAAAGCCGATCGCTCTGCGTAAAGCTGAAGTAAATAAAATGTTAGGTAAGGTCGATGAACTGTCTGATAACGGACTGACCATGAGCGAACCGTTCATCGTTGGAGAAACTATCAAGATTATCGACGGACCATTCAATGACTTTAATGGTGTTATTGAAGAGGTGATCGAAGATAAGAAGAAGTTGAAGGTGACAGTAAAGATCTTTGGTCGAGCTACACCAGTGGAGTTGAACTTTATGCAGGTAGAGAAAATAAGCTAA
- a CDS encoding response regulator transcription factor, producing the protein MKILLIEDEPKVAAFIKKGLEEDQHQVEVAYDGEIGHKAIMQHDYDVIIMDVMLPYMNGLQLSKSIREQGIRTPVLMLTALNTTPDIVDGLNAGADDYLAKPFHFSELLARTNALHRRTADFKAATSRLTFMDLTLDLDTKTATRENKEIILTAKEYALLELFMNNCNKVLSRAYIAQTVWGLDFDSGTNTIDVYINYLRNKIEKGFSGDRLIHTVVGMGYVMKMK; encoded by the coding sequence GTGAAGATACTACTGATAGAAGATGAGCCCAAAGTCGCCGCTTTCATCAAAAAAGGACTGGAAGAAGACCAACACCAGGTGGAAGTAGCTTACGATGGCGAAATCGGACATAAAGCAATCATGCAGCACGATTACGATGTGATCATCATGGATGTGATGCTCCCCTACATGAACGGCCTGCAGTTGAGCAAAAGCATCCGCGAACAAGGCATCCGTACCCCCGTGCTCATGCTCACCGCCCTCAATACTACCCCCGACATAGTAGATGGCCTCAACGCTGGCGCAGACGACTACCTCGCCAAACCATTTCACTTCAGTGAACTCCTGGCCAGAACAAACGCCCTGCACCGCCGCACCGCCGACTTCAAAGCCGCTACCTCCAGACTCACCTTCATGGACCTCACCCTGGACCTGGACACCAAAACAGCCACCCGGGAAAACAAAGAAATCATCCTCACCGCCAAGGAATACGCTTTGTTAGAACTCTTCATGAATAACTGCAATAAAGTCCTCTCCCGCGCTTACATCGCCCAAACTGTATGGGGACTAGACTTCGACAGCGGTACCAACACGATTGATGTATACATCAACTACCTCCGCAATAAAATTGAAAAAGGATTCTCAGGCGACCGCTTAATACATACCGTAGTCGGCATGGGATATGTGATGAAGATGAAATAA
- a CDS encoding HAMP domain-containing sensor histidine kinase gives MKIRHRLALQFTVLSGCILLVIFVLVYLLLQNYVNNTFFNQLEDRALITAQVFLEKDELAKKKWKDIEKKYIQTIPGEDGMIYDKENQPVFIEPGALNIPPAIIQTVRYHKKYRFHYKGQPAVGLYYSDNQGNFVIFVTAGNEAGQAQLIHNLWILGGTFALGMLMVFVIGQWFSYRALRPINFINRQVKNIRASNLHARVKKSRNEDEIDELASNFNDLLEHLEKAFHMQQSFVSNASHELRTPLTAIITELEVILQKQRDQEDYIKTLRSVLDESAKLKTITNGLLELTQADTDTYAGKEHIRMDELLWDLREEWASKHPEQLLNMQMLQLPEDATRLEITGNRELLVLAIKNIIKNAFKFSGNQPVDCTLDCQEEQLLITITDSGIGILPEDAARIFMPLFRANNARIYPGFGIGLSMAQKIIQAHNGQISVSSEPGHGSTFNVSFTIHH, from the coding sequence ATGAAGATACGTCACCGACTGGCATTACAGTTTACCGTTCTATCAGGTTGCATCCTGCTGGTCATTTTCGTGCTCGTATACCTCCTGTTGCAAAACTATGTGAATAACACCTTTTTTAACCAGCTGGAAGACCGCGCCCTCATCACCGCACAGGTATTCCTGGAAAAAGATGAACTGGCCAAAAAGAAGTGGAAAGACATCGAAAAGAAATACATACAAACCATCCCCGGCGAAGATGGTATGATCTACGATAAAGAAAACCAGCCTGTATTTATTGAACCGGGTGCTCTCAACATACCACCTGCCATTATCCAGACAGTTCGCTACCATAAAAAATACCGTTTCCATTATAAAGGCCAACCCGCTGTAGGGCTGTATTATTCAGACAACCAGGGGAACTTTGTCATCTTCGTCACCGCCGGCAACGAAGCGGGACAGGCACAATTGATACATAACCTCTGGATCTTAGGCGGCACATTTGCACTCGGTATGCTCATGGTATTCGTAATTGGGCAGTGGTTCTCTTATCGTGCATTGCGCCCCATCAATTTCATTAACAGACAAGTGAAGAATATTCGTGCTTCCAACCTACATGCCCGTGTGAAAAAGAGCCGTAATGAAGATGAAATCGATGAACTGGCCAGTAACTTCAATGACCTGCTGGAACACCTGGAAAAAGCCTTTCACATGCAGCAATCCTTTGTTTCCAATGCATCGCATGAGTTACGTACGCCACTGACAGCGATTATCACCGAACTGGAAGTCATTCTCCAAAAACAAAGAGATCAGGAAGACTATATAAAAACATTGCGCTCTGTACTGGATGAATCAGCCAAACTGAAAACCATCACCAATGGGCTGCTGGAACTCACACAGGCAGATACAGATACCTATGCAGGCAAAGAACATATCAGAATGGACGAACTGCTGTGGGACCTGCGGGAAGAATGGGCCAGCAAACATCCGGAACAGCTACTCAATATGCAGATGTTACAATTGCCTGAAGATGCTACCAGGCTGGAAATAACAGGTAACAGAGAGTTGCTGGTACTGGCTATCAAAAATATTATCAAGAATGCCTTTAAGTTCTCCGGCAATCAACCTGTGGATTGCACCCTGGATTGCCAGGAAGAACAATTGTTAATCACTATCACGGATAGTGGAATCGGTATATTACCCGAGGATGCAGCACGCATTTTTATGCCACTCTTCAGGGCCAATAATGCACGTATTTATCCCGGCTTTGGCATCGGCTTATCGATGGCACAAAAGATCATCCAGGCACACAATGGACAAATCAGTGTGAGCAGTGAACCCGGCCACGGCAGTACATTTAACGTTTCCTTCACGATTCATCATTAA
- a CDS encoding TolC family protein: protein MKRVLFLFLYLAVILPVAEAQTDTVRYALPDAEKVFLENNLSLLAGKLEIPIAEAKILQARAWPNPNLSIGDIQFYTNGTTASAPPLFGNFWRDRTFSAQLEQLIYTARKRKKNIDLESRNKDLAASNFMDLLQSLKADFRQTEASLLYLQQIQGDQLFQLGVVNTLLKAQQAMLKQGNISQTEMYRIKALQISLQSDINETHEDLTAQQEHLKNLLALNSNVYLVLDDPIATSDMVTELEQHPLQELLTQATQHNAGIMAAQQQKQVSVAALTVEKANRVPDLSLNVNYDRAGNDQLNFMGAGVSMDLPFFNRNKGNIKAAQLAVQQSDLLEKNKITEVNNAVVKEWTDLHKAIGLYESIDTDYLDKLDTMVEGISRNFVSRNISLLEFLDFFSSFRDSKQQYYAAIRNISMKKATLNYLTGTEL, encoded by the coding sequence TTGAAACGGGTATTATTCCTCTTCCTATATCTCGCAGTCATATTGCCTGTAGCTGAAGCGCAGACAGATACTGTACGCTATGCACTGCCGGATGCTGAAAAGGTTTTTCTTGAAAATAATCTGTCACTGCTGGCAGGGAAACTGGAAATTCCTATAGCAGAAGCAAAGATCCTGCAGGCCAGAGCATGGCCCAATCCCAACCTGTCCATCGGCGATATCCAGTTCTACACCAATGGTACGACGGCATCTGCGCCCCCGCTATTTGGTAATTTCTGGAGAGACAGAACATTCAGCGCACAGCTGGAACAACTGATTTATACCGCACGCAAGCGAAAGAAAAATATTGACCTGGAATCCCGCAACAAAGACCTCGCGGCCAGCAATTTCATGGACTTGCTGCAATCATTGAAAGCTGACTTCCGGCAAACAGAAGCTTCATTATTATATCTGCAACAGATACAGGGCGATCAGTTATTTCAGTTAGGCGTTGTGAATACTTTATTAAAGGCACAACAGGCCATGCTGAAGCAGGGGAATATTTCACAAACTGAAATGTACCGCATCAAAGCTTTACAGATCTCCCTGCAGTCGGATATCAATGAAACACACGAAGACCTGACGGCACAGCAGGAACACCTGAAAAACTTACTGGCGCTGAACTCAAATGTGTACCTGGTATTGGATGACCCAATAGCTACTTCAGATATGGTCACTGAATTGGAGCAACATCCTTTGCAGGAATTACTTACACAGGCTACACAACACAATGCAGGTATCATGGCTGCACAGCAACAAAAGCAGGTAAGTGTAGCTGCATTGACTGTAGAAAAAGCAAACAGGGTACCTGACCTGAGCCTCAATGTAAACTACGACAGAGCAGGTAATGATCAGCTCAACTTTATGGGCGCCGGCGTCTCTATGGATCTGCCATTTTTCAACAGGAATAAAGGCAATATCAAAGCGGCACAACTGGCAGTACAACAAAGTGATCTGTTAGAGAAAAATAAGATCACAGAAGTGAATAATGCGGTGGTAAAAGAATGGACAGACCTGCACAAAGCGATTGGCCTGTATGAAAGTATTGACACCGACTACCTGGATAAACTCGATACCATGGTAGAAGGCATCAGCCGCAACTTCGTGAGCCGGAATATCAGTCTGCTGGAATTCCTGGATTTCTTCAGCTCTTTTCGCGATAGCAAGCAGCAATACTATGCTGCGATCAGGAACATCAGTATGAAAAAGGCGACGCTTAATTACTTAACCGGAACGGAGCTATAA
- a CDS encoding efflux RND transporter periplasmic adaptor subunit, protein MYRIFYIGLAMVLISACHNSTTTTNTTTQEANTCIISPSLKKLIQLTPLSEAPVHGELELTGSVSYDQDHLYHYQSLASGVVREVRFNLGDYVTKGQVLAEIKTTELSDQSAGLHKAEAALALAERQLRATTSLHDDGIASDKELLEAQNEVAAGKLEINRIKETLTIQGGSVDKGVLLIHAPMSGYIVAKKMTTGYQVNAGDDDLFIISDLKRVWVMANVYAAQLGMVKAGQEVAISTTAYPGKVFTGRISRLSNIFDPEEKVMKAVVEIDNANLELKPDMMVSVNVHMSTNEQALAVPLDAVIFDDDNYHVVAYHSDCDVRELTINPLSHDKQYYYVNEDVLHKGDIIISRNQLLIYNQLKGR, encoded by the coding sequence ATGTACCGTATATTTTACATAGGACTGGCCATGGTATTAATATCTGCCTGTCACAATTCTACCACTACGACTAACACCACTACGCAGGAGGCAAATACCTGTATTATTTCGCCCAGCCTGAAAAAGCTGATTCAGTTAACGCCGCTGTCAGAAGCTCCTGTACACGGAGAGCTGGAACTGACGGGGAGTGTGAGTTATGATCAGGATCACCTGTATCATTATCAATCACTGGCCAGTGGTGTAGTAAGAGAAGTACGTTTTAACCTCGGTGATTATGTCACCAAAGGACAGGTATTGGCCGAAATAAAAACGACAGAATTGAGTGATCAATCTGCGGGGCTTCACAAAGCAGAAGCTGCGCTTGCACTGGCAGAAAGACAATTGAGAGCTACGACCAGTCTGCACGATGATGGCATTGCATCAGACAAAGAATTGCTGGAAGCACAGAATGAAGTGGCCGCAGGTAAACTGGAAATTAACAGGATCAAAGAAACACTCACTATACAGGGTGGCAGTGTGGATAAAGGTGTATTACTGATACATGCGCCTATGAGTGGTTATATCGTGGCGAAGAAAATGACTACCGGCTATCAGGTGAATGCGGGGGATGATGATCTGTTTATCATTTCTGACCTGAAGCGGGTATGGGTCATGGCAAATGTATATGCGGCACAGTTAGGCATGGTGAAAGCGGGTCAGGAAGTAGCGATCAGTACCACCGCTTATCCGGGAAAAGTGTTTACAGGCAGGATCTCCCGTCTCTCCAACATCTTTGATCCGGAAGAAAAAGTAATGAAAGCAGTGGTAGAAATTGACAACGCCAATCTGGAATTAAAGCCGGATATGATGGTGAGTGTGAATGTACATATGAGCACAAATGAACAGGCGCTGGCAGTGCCACTGGATGCCGTGATCTTTGACGATGATAACTACCATGTGGTGGCGTATCACAGTGACTGCGATGTGCGTGAACTGACCATTAATCCGCTGTCGCACGATAAGCAGTATTATTATGTGAATGAGGATGTACTGCACAAAGGTGATATCATCATCAGTCGCAACCAGTTATTGATCTATAATCAGCTGAAAGGAAGATAG